A genomic window from Leptolyngbya sp. BL0902 includes:
- the serA gene encoding phosphoglycerate dehydrogenase, with protein sequence MPKVLVSDPIDQVGIDILSQVAQVDVNTSLSPEELVNVIGDYDALMIRSGTRVTKAVIEAGNNLKIIGRAGVGVDNVDVPEATRRGIVVVNSPEGNTIAAAEHALAMMMSLSRYIPSADASVKSGEWKRKDFTGVEVYKKTLGVVGLGKIGSHVATVARAMGMKLLAYDPFISADRAEQLGCRLVELDFLFREADYITLHIPKTPETANLINAETLATMKPTARIINCARGGIINEADLAQALRDGVIGGAALDVYASEPLGESELRDLGKNVILTPHLGASTEEAQVNVAIDVAEQIRDVLLGLPARSAVNIPGLRPEVLEKLGPYLQLAETLGNLVSQLAGGRVEELTVSIQGDIASGDSKPIVIAALKGLLSHALQERVNYVNASIEAKERGIHVIETRDEDSRDYAGALNLKAKGSLGEHSTTGVLLGGSEIRVTDIDDFPINVPPTRHMLFTLHRDMPGIIGKIGSLLGSFNVNIASMQVGRKIVRGDAVMVLSLDDPLPEGILEEIIKVDGIRDAYTVNL encoded by the coding sequence ATGCCCAAGGTTCTCGTTTCCGACCCCATCGATCAGGTAGGTATTGACATTCTTTCCCAGGTGGCGCAGGTGGATGTAAACACCAGCCTGTCCCCGGAGGAATTGGTCAACGTCATTGGCGACTACGATGCGCTGATGATTCGCTCTGGCACCCGCGTCACCAAGGCGGTGATCGAGGCTGGGAACAACCTCAAAATCATTGGTCGGGCCGGGGTTGGCGTCGATAACGTGGACGTGCCCGAAGCCACCCGTCGCGGCATTGTGGTGGTCAACTCGCCGGAGGGCAACACCATCGCCGCCGCCGAGCATGCCCTGGCCATGATGATGTCCCTGTCGCGCTATATTCCCAGCGCCGATGCCTCGGTGAAATCGGGCGAATGGAAGCGCAAGGACTTTACCGGGGTGGAGGTCTACAAAAAGACCCTCGGCGTAGTGGGTCTGGGCAAAATCGGCTCCCACGTCGCCACCGTAGCCCGCGCCATGGGCATGAAACTGCTGGCCTATGACCCCTTCATTTCCGCCGACCGGGCTGAACAGTTGGGTTGCCGTCTGGTGGAACTGGATTTCCTCTTCCGCGAGGCCGACTACATTACCCTGCACATCCCAAAAACCCCCGAAACCGCCAACCTGATCAACGCCGAAACCCTGGCTACCATGAAGCCCACGGCGCGGATCATCAACTGTGCGCGGGGCGGCATCATCAACGAAGCGGATCTGGCCCAAGCCCTGCGGGATGGCGTCATCGGCGGCGCGGCCCTGGATGTGTATGCCTCGGAACCGTTGGGTGAATCGGAACTGCGGGATCTGGGCAAAAACGTGATCCTGACCCCTCACCTGGGAGCCTCCACCGAAGAAGCCCAGGTGAACGTGGCCATCGACGTGGCCGAGCAAATTCGCGATGTGCTGCTGGGTCTACCCGCCCGCTCGGCGGTGAACATTCCCGGTCTGCGGCCTGAGGTGCTGGAAAAACTCGGCCCCTACCTGCAACTGGCGGAAACCCTGGGCAATCTGGTCAGCCAACTGGCCGGAGGGCGCGTGGAAGAGTTGACGGTCAGCATCCAGGGCGACATTGCCAGCGGCGACAGCAAGCCCATCGTGATTGCGGCCCTCAAGGGTCTGCTCTCCCATGCCCTACAAGAGCGGGTGAACTACGTCAACGCCAGCATCGAAGCCAAGGAACGGGGCATCCACGTGATCGAAACCCGCGACGAAGACAGCCGCGACTATGCCGGAGCCCTCAACCTCAAGGCCAAGGGTAGCCTGGGCGAGCATTCCACCACCGGGGTGCTGCTGGGCGGCAGCGAAATCCGCGTCACCGACATCGACGATTTCCCCATCAACGTGCCCCCCACCCGGCACATGCTGTTTACCCTGCACCGCGATATGCCGGGGATTATCGGCAAAATTGGCTCCCTGCTGGGCAGCTTCAACGTCAACATCGCCAGTATGCAGGTGGGCCGCAAAATTGTGCGCGGCGATGCGGTGATGGTGCTGAGCCTGGATGATCCTCTGCCCGAAGGCATTCTGGAGGAAATCATCAAGGTAGACGGCATCCGCGACGCCTATACCGTCAATCTCTAG
- the prmA gene encoding 50S ribosomal protein L11 methyltransferase, translating into MKQPRQSTVIMALGNSWWEVQVLCDPALEDDIFWRFDNFGSQGTSTQRRGSASLVQAYFPQHRLELLDLSALALFVKQDALCSDLAVPRVTWNLIDEEDWSKSWKEHWRPEPIGDRFLITPAWLEPPDDNQRIVLRLDPGVAFGTGAHPTTQLCLESLEMRLTYGSPNITIADIGCGSGILSIGALLLGAKKVYAADIDDLAVHSAAGNRDINHLTADEMPILHGGLEALAQAIDAPVDGVVCNILAEVIMDLIPQLHTLVTPDGWGILSGILLDQSKLVADTLEQHGWVVATLWRRQEWCCLNVRRSGS; encoded by the coding sequence GTGAAACAACCTAGGCAAAGTACGGTGATCATGGCGTTGGGCAATAGCTGGTGGGAAGTTCAAGTTCTGTGTGATCCGGCCCTGGAGGATGACATTTTCTGGCGGTTCGATAACTTTGGCAGTCAGGGCACCTCAACCCAGCGGCGAGGGTCGGCGAGCCTTGTCCAAGCCTACTTTCCCCAGCATCGGCTGGAATTGCTGGATCTCTCGGCCCTGGCTTTGTTTGTCAAACAAGATGCCCTGTGCAGCGACTTGGCGGTGCCCCGTGTTACCTGGAACCTGATTGACGAGGAAGACTGGTCAAAGAGCTGGAAGGAGCACTGGCGGCCCGAACCGATTGGGGATCGCTTTCTGATTACCCCGGCTTGGCTAGAACCCCCCGACGACAACCAGCGCATCGTGCTGCGGCTAGACCCCGGCGTGGCCTTTGGCACGGGCGCACACCCCACCACCCAGCTTTGCCTAGAGTCCCTCGAAATGCGGCTCACCTACGGCTCTCCCAACATCACCATTGCCGATATTGGCTGTGGGTCGGGCATTTTATCCATTGGGGCGCTGCTGTTGGGGGCCAAAAAGGTCTATGCGGCAGATATTGATGATTTAGCTGTCCACTCTGCCGCTGGCAACCGCGACATTAACCACCTGACCGCCGACGAGATGCCCATTCTCCACGGCGGTCTTGAGGCCCTCGCCCAAGCCATTGACGCCCCCGTGGATGGCGTGGTGTGCAACATTCTGGCGGAGGTGATTATGGACTTAATTCCCCAACTCCACACCCTCGTCACCCCCGACGGCTGGGGCATCCTCAGCGGCATTCTGCTAGATCAATCCAAACTGGTGGCCGACACCCTAGAACAGCATGGCTGGGTGGTGGCGACCCTCTGGCGACGTCAAGAATGGTGCTGCCTGAATGTGCGACGTTCTGGCAGCTAG
- a CDS encoding peptidylprolyl isomerase, which produces MTESTNPKVFFDITIGGTPAGRIVMELRADVAPKTAENFRALCTGEKGMGTSGKALHFKGSSFHRIIPEFMCQGGDFTRGNGTGGESIYGMKFADENFTLKHTGPGLLSMANAGPNTNGSQFFLTTVATPWLDGKHVVFGSVVEGMDVVETMEQVGSRSGQTSQPVVIADCGQL; this is translated from the coding sequence ATGACCGAATCTACCAATCCCAAGGTTTTCTTTGATATCACCATTGGCGGTACCCCAGCGGGCCGCATTGTGATGGAACTGCGGGCCGATGTTGCGCCCAAAACCGCCGAAAATTTCCGAGCCCTGTGCACCGGAGAAAAGGGCATGGGCACCTCTGGTAAAGCCCTGCATTTCAAGGGCTCCAGCTTCCACCGGATTATTCCTGAATTTATGTGCCAGGGGGGCGACTTCACCCGTGGCAACGGCACCGGGGGCGAGTCCATCTATGGAATGAAATTTGCCGATGAAAACTTCACCCTCAAGCACACTGGCCCCGGCCTGCTGAGCATGGCCAACGCTGGCCCCAACACCAACGGATCCCAGTTCTTCCTCACCACCGTGGCCACCCCCTGGCTTGATGGCAAGCACGTCGTCTTTGGCAGCGTGGTAGAAGGTATGGATGTGGTAGAAACCATGGAGCAGGTGGGCAGCCGCAGCGGCCAAACCTCCCAGCCTGTGGTCATCGCTGATTGCGGCCAACTGTAG
- a CDS encoding elongation factor G: MTQNVLSSGLRNVGIVGAYSSGKTTLLESILSVTGATTRKGSIEEGNTVGDSTPEARNRKMTVELNAASTEYGGIRFTFLDCPGSVELQQETWNALIGVDAAIVVCEADPNKVLTLSPLLQFLDTWEIPHLIWINKLDRANGTFADVLASLRQISARPVIPQQYPIRQNHDLVGFIDLVTEQAYHYHPGAPADPVPLPPSLQAEEQAARTEMLEALADYDDHLLEELLEEIAPPEEEIVKDLKMELGADLIVPVFIGVAASDYGVRPLLDALVKEAPEPDATCENRGIQAGDAPLAQVLKTYYTPQGGKLSLVRLWRGELRDGDGLNGERMGGLYDLMGTQQNSLSVAQAGQIVAIARLENAKTGDTLTTNGNTVEPLPKAPAIDPVYALAVTPEKRSDEVKLSAAIGKLLEEDPSLAWEQHGDTHEVILWGQGDVHLNLAIDRLGRKYNLPMTTHLPQVPYKETIRQSVETVHGRYKHQSGGHGQFGDVYLSIKPLPRGEGFAFNDTIVGGVVPKQYIPSVENGVREFLNRGPLGYPVVDVAVTLTNGSYHTVDSSDNAFRQAARLAMTEGLPIGGPTLLEPIAQVEISVPSLYTSNVLKLVSGRRGQILGYEGKADWPGWDVVTGYVPQAEMQTMILELRSLTMGVGFFKWAYDHLDPVPEKLTEKILATAAAS, from the coding sequence ATGACCCAAAATGTCCTTTCTTCAGGTTTGCGTAATGTTGGCATTGTCGGTGCTTATTCTAGCGGTAAAACCACGCTCTTAGAAAGTATTCTTTCTGTCACCGGAGCCACCACCCGCAAGGGGAGTATCGAGGAAGGCAACACTGTTGGAGACAGCACTCCCGAAGCCCGCAATCGCAAAATGACGGTGGAACTCAATGCCGCTAGTACCGAGTACGGCGGCATTCGTTTTACGTTTTTAGACTGTCCAGGTTCGGTGGAACTTCAGCAGGAAACCTGGAATGCGTTGATCGGGGTTGATGCCGCTATCGTCGTTTGCGAAGCCGATCCCAACAAAGTTTTGACCCTCTCACCGCTGCTGCAATTTTTAGATACTTGGGAAATTCCCCACCTAATTTGGATTAACAAATTGGATCGGGCCAATGGTACCTTTGCCGATGTGTTGGCCTCGCTGCGCCAAATTTCTGCCCGTCCGGTGATTCCGCAACAATATCCCATTCGCCAAAATCACGACCTGGTGGGCTTTATTGACCTCGTAACCGAGCAAGCCTACCACTATCACCCCGGTGCCCCAGCGGATCCAGTCCCTCTGCCACCCTCGCTTCAGGCGGAGGAGCAAGCCGCCCGCACGGAAATGCTGGAAGCCTTGGCCGACTATGACGATCACCTGCTGGAGGAACTGCTGGAGGAAATCGCGCCGCCAGAGGAAGAAATCGTCAAAGACCTGAAGATGGAACTGGGGGCGGATTTAATCGTGCCCGTGTTCATCGGCGTGGCCGCCAGCGACTACGGCGTGCGGCCCTTGCTGGATGCCCTGGTGAAGGAAGCCCCAGAACCCGACGCCACCTGCGAAAATCGCGGCATTCAGGCGGGGGATGCGCCCCTGGCCCAGGTGCTCAAAACCTACTACACCCCCCAGGGCGGCAAGCTTTCCCTGGTGCGGCTGTGGCGGGGGGAACTGCGCGACGGCGACGGCCTCAACGGCGAACGCATGGGCGGTCTCTATGACCTGATGGGCACCCAGCAGAACAGCCTCTCCGTAGCCCAGGCGGGTCAGATCGTGGCCATCGCTCGATTGGAAAATGCCAAGACCGGGGATACCCTCACCACCAACGGCAACACCGTTGAGCCCCTACCCAAAGCACCCGCCATCGACCCGGTGTATGCCCTAGCCGTCACCCCCGAAAAACGCAGTGACGAGGTGAAACTCAGCGCCGCCATCGGCAAGCTGCTGGAGGAAGATCCCTCCCTGGCCTGGGAACAGCACGGCGACACCCACGAGGTCATCCTCTGGGGCCAAGGGGATGTGCACCTGAATTTGGCCATTGATCGCCTAGGCCGCAAGTACAACCTGCCCATGACCACCCATCTACCCCAGGTGCCCTACAAGGAAACCATTCGGCAATCGGTGGAAACCGTCCACGGGCGCTACAAGCACCAAAGCGGCGGCCACGGGCAATTTGGCGATGTGTACCTGTCCATCAAACCGCTACCCAGGGGCGAGGGCTTTGCCTTCAACGACACCATCGTCGGCGGTGTGGTGCCCAAGCAATACATCCCCAGCGTGGAAAACGGCGTGCGGGAATTCCTCAACCGTGGCCCCCTGGGCTATCCGGTGGTGGATGTGGCCGTTACCCTCACCAACGGCTCCTACCATACGGTGGATAGCTCCGATAATGCCTTCCGCCAAGCCGCCCGCCTTGCCATGACCGAGGGCCTCCCCATCGGTGGCCCCACCCTGCTGGAGCCCATCGCCCAGGTGGAAATCTCCGTCCCCAGCCTCTACACCTCCAACGTGCTGAAGCTGGTCAGCGGTCGGCGCGGCCAAATCCTCGGCTACGAGGGCAAAGCCGACTGGCCCGGTTGGGATGTGGTGACGGGCTATGTGCCCCAAGCCGAAATGCAGACCATGATCTTGGAACTGCGCTCCCTCACCATGGGCGTGGGCTTCTTTAAGTGGGCCTACGACCACCTCGACCCCGTGCCGGAAAAACTCACCGAGAAAATCCTAGCCACGGCGGCAGCCAGCTAA
- a CDS encoding LysR family transcriptional regulator: MAKADPHRVKLSQLRALVTIADTGSFSEAALQMDLSQSAVSHAIATLEDELGVILLSRSRHGAVLTPVGQQITEEARLVLQSLQNLCHQADLAKGLQSGEVRLAAFRSVATHILPEVIRQFREQYPHIPIAIDEKSHYEMVEDAVRQGHADVGFTYLPTKADFESWELLRDRYLVLLPPTPAPVASPLSWADLAAYPLILPPSDDGDRQHLEGLLRRQGQTLKPAYAVREDSTILGMVERGLGATIMAHLAAQPIPPHLQVAELPIPLERTIGVIILKDALLPPPVYAFLDRLKTVWPLCPHGTGTKLELGR, encoded by the coding sequence ATGGCCAAGGCCGATCCCCACCGCGTCAAGCTCTCCCAGCTTCGCGCCCTCGTCACCATTGCCGATACGGGTTCCTTCAGCGAAGCCGCCTTGCAGATGGACTTGTCCCAATCCGCCGTCAGCCATGCCATCGCCACCCTAGAGGACGAACTGGGGGTGATTTTGCTCAGCCGTAGCCGCCACGGGGCCGTCCTCACCCCGGTCGGTCAGCAGATTACCGAGGAAGCCCGTCTGGTGCTGCAATCCCTGCAAAACCTGTGCCACCAGGCCGATTTGGCCAAAGGCTTGCAAAGTGGCGAAGTGCGTCTAGCCGCCTTTCGTAGCGTGGCCACCCACATTTTGCCGGAGGTGATCCGCCAATTTCGGGAGCAGTATCCCCACATTCCCATCGCCATTGACGAAAAATCCCACTACGAAATGGTGGAAGACGCCGTGCGCCAGGGCCACGCCGATGTGGGCTTTACCTACCTGCCCACCAAAGCCGACTTTGAAAGCTGGGAACTGCTGCGGGATCGCTACCTGGTGCTGCTGCCCCCTACTCCCGCCCCTGTGGCCAGCCCCCTCAGTTGGGCCGACCTCGCCGCCTATCCCCTGATTTTGCCCCCCAGCGACGATGGGGATCGTCAACATTTAGAAGGACTGCTGCGCCGCCAGGGCCAAACCCTCAAACCTGCCTACGCCGTCCGGGAAGACTCCACCATCCTCGGCATGGTAGAGCGGGGCCTAGGGGCCACCATCATGGCCCACCTGGCCGCCCAGCCTATTCCGCCCCACCTGCAAGTGGCCGAATTGCCGATTCCCCTAGAGCGCACCATCGGCGTGATTATCCTGAAAGATGCTCTGCTGCCGCCCCCGGTCTATGCCTTTTTAGATCGACTGAAAACCGTGTGGCCCCTCTGCCCCCACGGTACAGGGACAAAACTTGAGCTGGGGAGATGA
- a CDS encoding efflux RND transporter periplasmic adaptor subunit → MKIPVIGKLRRPWLWLGGGLAALVVAGGGVAWSLGRNRPAYDIADYTTEASLQPITVRISASGTVRPVQTVNLSPKTAGIVAELFVEQGDRVVQGQPIARMDSADLTAQVAQSRAAVAEAEASLQNVRRGSRPQEIAQAEAAVTQAQAQVRDSQARLDLATSDLQRTQRLQQQGAVARTELDNAERERRSAQAGVDQAQARLREAQERADDLRNLPEPEAIAQAEARLAQAQAQLQSALVRLEDTLIRAPFSATVTQRFAGVGAFVTPTTTASDASSASSTAIVALAQDLEVLAEVPEADISLLEVGQRVEVVADAFPDETFAGRVKLVAPEAISRLNVTLFQVRIELEEGKEQLRSNMNVDVAFIGDQLAEALVVPTVAVVTQAGQTGVLVPGSRRDILFQPVTLGPQVGDQIQVTNGLQAGDPVFVDLPPGQSLNSITVRQER, encoded by the coding sequence ATGAAGATTCCTGTGATTGGCAAACTGCGTCGTCCCTGGCTGTGGCTGGGGGGTGGCTTGGCGGCGCTGGTGGTGGCCGGGGGCGGGGTGGCTTGGTCGCTGGGGCGCAATCGTCCGGCCTACGACATTGCCGACTACACCACCGAAGCCAGCCTTCAGCCGATTACGGTGCGAATTTCCGCCAGCGGCACGGTGCGTCCGGTACAGACCGTGAACCTTAGCCCTAAGACGGCTGGGATTGTGGCGGAATTGTTTGTGGAGCAGGGGGATCGGGTGGTGCAGGGCCAGCCCATTGCCCGGATGGACAGTGCGGATTTGACGGCGCAGGTGGCGCAGAGTCGGGCGGCGGTGGCGGAAGCGGAGGCCAGCCTTCAGAATGTGCGGCGGGGCAGTCGTCCTCAGGAAATTGCCCAGGCCGAAGCCGCTGTCACCCAGGCCCAGGCCCAGGTGCGGGATAGTCAGGCGCGGTTAGATTTAGCCACGAGCGATCTGCAACGGACTCAGCGCTTGCAGCAGCAGGGGGCGGTGGCCCGGACGGAATTGGATAACGCCGAACGGGAACGGCGCAGCGCCCAGGCGGGGGTAGACCAAGCCCAGGCCCGATTGCGAGAAGCCCAGGAGCGGGCGGATGATCTGCGGAACCTGCCGGAACCCGAAGCCATTGCCCAGGCTGAAGCCCGGTTGGCCCAGGCCCAGGCCCAGTTGCAATCCGCCCTGGTGCGGCTAGAGGATACCCTAATTCGTGCCCCCTTTAGCGCCACCGTTACCCAGCGCTTTGCCGGAGTGGGAGCCTTTGTGACGCCGACGACCACCGCCTCCGATGCCTCCTCCGCGTCCTCCACCGCCATTGTGGCCCTGGCCCAGGATTTGGAGGTGTTGGCGGAGGTGCCCGAAGCGGACATCAGCCTGCTTGAGGTGGGGCAGCGGGTGGAGGTGGTGGCCGATGCCTTCCCCGACGAAACCTTTGCCGGACGGGTGAAGCTGGTGGCCCCGGAGGCGATTAGTCGTCTGAATGTCACCCTGTTTCAGGTGCGAATTGAGCTAGAGGAGGGCAAGGAGCAGTTGCGGTCTAACATGAATGTAGATGTGGCCTTCATTGGCGACCAACTGGCGGAGGCGCTGGTGGTGCCCACGGTGGCGGTGGTGACACAGGCGGGGCAAACGGGGGTGTTGGTGCCGGGAAGCCGTCGCGATATTCTGTTTCAACCTGTGACCCTTGGCCCCCAGGTGGGCGATCAAATTCAAGTCACCAACGGCCTACAGGCGGGCGACCCCGTCTTTGTGGATCTGCCCCCCGGTCAGTCCCTCAATTCCATCACGGTGCGCCAGGAGCGCTAA
- a CDS encoding nucleotidyltransferase family protein — protein sequence MAREAAPLAERVKHQRNRILSIAEQYGAYDVRIFGSVARGESGLTSDVDFLVEMQPGHSLLDRIALKQALEDLLECRVDVATPRTLHECMKDSVLQDAKPL from the coding sequence ATGGCACGAGAGGCAGCACCGCTAGCTGAGCGGGTGAAACATCAACGAAATCGCATTTTAAGTATTGCCGAACAGTACGGTGCCTATGATGTGCGAATATTTGGGTCGGTTGCCCGTGGAGAGAGCGGCCTAACCAGTGATGTGGATTTTTTGGTAGAGATGCAGCCTGGGCATAGCTTGTTAGATCGCATTGCCCTAAAGCAAGCTTTAGAAGATTTGCTGGAATGTCGGGTTGATGTGGCAACTCCTAGGACGCTGCATGAGTGTATGAAAGACAGCGTTTTGCAGGATGCCAAACCGCTATGA
- a CDS encoding DUF86 domain-containing protein, protein MSRDQLYLSNIVECIGQIEQYVAGGKEVFLRDRMVQDAVIRNFEVMGEAVKRLSMELRKVNDDVPWRQMAGFRDMLIHDYLRVDMTEVWAVVERDLPVLKPRLVELLEQVRHNI, encoded by the coding sequence ATGAGTAGGGATCAGCTTTACCTGAGCAATATTGTGGAGTGCATTGGCCAAATTGAGCAGTATGTGGCGGGTGGAAAGGAGGTGTTTTTGCGTGATCGCATGGTTCAGGATGCGGTGATTCGTAATTTTGAGGTGATGGGGGAGGCTGTTAAGCGTCTCTCGATGGAGTTGCGAAAAGTGAATGATGATGTGCCTTGGCGACAGATGGCAGGGTTTAGAGACATGCTCATTCATGATTATCTGCGTGTGGATATGACTGAGGTTTGGGCAGTAGTCGAGCGGGATTTGCCAGTACTAAAGCCCAGATTGGTTGAATTGTTAGAACAAGTTAGGCACAATATATGA
- a CDS encoding Gfo/Idh/MocA family protein, whose translation MATTLGVGVLGTGFGQKVHIPGLQAHHRTEVVAVYHRDLAQAQAVAAAHHIPHACDSVDALLALPDVQAVTVATPPFLHHSMAIAALRAGKHVLLEKPTALNVAEALEIQALAQQHQRVVTLDFEFRFVPAWQYLAELLAEGYVGNLRFVKVDWTVPGRADANRPWNWYAQKALGGGALGAFASHSFDYINWLFGPIARLSARLSTAIPQRPDPASGTLKPVDADDTCSLTLDLACGAPCQVAISSVTYAGRGHWVEIYGDQGTLILGSDNLTDYVHGFRLWGSQGGAPLAELTIPERLAFSTTYADGRIAPFVRVVNHWVNDIDQGQATAPSIAEGVLSQRLMDAAHQAHQTNAWVDIASGL comes from the coding sequence ATGGCAACCACACTAGGCGTTGGCGTTTTGGGCACTGGGTTTGGGCAAAAGGTTCATATTCCTGGCCTCCAGGCCCACCATCGCACCGAGGTTGTTGCCGTTTACCACCGAGATTTGGCCCAGGCCCAGGCGGTGGCGGCGGCTCACCACATTCCCCACGCCTGCGATAGTGTGGATGCCCTGCTGGCCCTGCCCGACGTTCAGGCTGTGACTGTGGCCACGCCGCCCTTTTTGCACCACAGCATGGCCATCGCCGCCCTCCGGGCCGGAAAGCACGTTCTGCTCGAAAAACCGACGGCCCTCAACGTCGCTGAAGCGTTGGAGATTCAAGCCCTGGCCCAGCAGCACCAGCGGGTGGTGACGCTCGATTTCGAGTTCCGCTTTGTGCCCGCATGGCAGTACTTGGCGGAATTGTTGGCCGAGGGCTATGTGGGCAACCTGCGCTTTGTGAAGGTGGACTGGACGGTGCCCGGACGTGCCGATGCGAATCGCCCCTGGAATTGGTACGCCCAAAAAGCCCTGGGTGGCGGTGCCCTCGGAGCCTTTGCCTCCCACAGTTTTGACTACATCAATTGGCTATTTGGCCCCATCGCCCGCCTCAGCGCCCGCCTCAGCACCGCCATTCCCCAGCGGCCCGACCCCGCCAGCGGCACCCTCAAACCCGTGGATGCCGACGACACCTGTAGCCTCACCCTGGATCTGGCCTGCGGTGCCCCCTGCCAAGTGGCGATTAGCTCCGTCACCTACGCCGGACGGGGCCACTGGGTGGAAATCTACGGCGACCAAGGCACCCTCATTTTGGGCAGCGATAATTTGACGGACTATGTCCACGGCTTCCGGCTGTGGGGCAGTCAGGGCGGCGCACCCCTGGCCGAACTGACGATTCCCGAACGGCTGGCCTTTTCCACGACCTACGCCGATGGCCGCATTGCCCCCTTTGTGCGGGTGGTGAACCACTGGGTCAACGACATCGACCAAGGCCAAGCGACGGCTCCCTCGATTGCGGAAGGCGTGCTGTCTCAACGGCTGATGGACGCCGCCCACCAAGCCCACCAAACCAACGCCTGGGTAGACATTGCTTCAGGGCTATGA